A part of Falco cherrug isolate bFalChe1 chromosome 16, bFalChe1.pri, whole genome shotgun sequence genomic DNA contains:
- the LOC102057036 gene encoding green-sensitive opsin, which yields MNGTEGINFYVPMSNKTGVVRSPFEYPQYYLAEPWKYRIVCCYIFFLISTGLPINLLTLLVTFKHKKLRQPLNYILVNLAVADLFMACFGFTVTFYTAWNGYFVFGPIGCAVEGFFATLGGQVALWSLVVLAIERYIVVCKPMGNFRFSASHAMMGIAFTWVMAFSCAAPPLFGWSRYMPEGMQCSCGPDYYTHNPDYHNESYVLYMFVIHFIIPVIVIFFSYGRLICKVREAAAQQQESATTQKAEKEVTRMVILMVLGFMLAWTPYAVVAFWIFTNKGADFTATLMSVPAFFSKSSSLYNPIIYVLMNKQFRNCMITTICCGKNPFGDEDVSSTVSQSKTEVSSVSSSQVSPA from the exons ATGAACGGGACGGAAGGTATCAATTTTTATGTGCCTATGTCCAACAAGACAGGGGTGGTGCGAAGCCCCTTTGAGTACCCCCAGTACTACCTAGCCGAGCCCTGGAAATACCGCATCGTGTGTTGCTACATCTTCTTCCTCATCTCCACGGGTTTGCCCATCAACCTCCTCACCCTCCTGGTCACCTTCAAACACAAGAAGCTCCGGCAGCCACTCAACTACATCTTGGTCAACTTGGCGGTGGCTGACCTCTTCATGGCTTGTTTTGGCTTCACCGTCACCTTCTACACTGCCTGGAACGGCTACTTCGTCTTCGGCCCCATTGGCTGTGCCGTGGAGGGCTTCTTCGCCACGCTGGGAG gCCAAGTTGCCCTGTGGTCCCTGGTTGTCTTGGCGATCGAGCGCTACATCGTGGTCTGCAAGCCCATGGGGAACTTTCGCTTCTCTGCAAGCCATGCCATGATGGGCATCGCTTTTACCTGGGTAATGGCCTTCTCCTGTGCCGCTCCACCCCTCTTTGGCTGGTCCAG ATACATGCCGGAGGGGATGCAGTGTTCCTGCGGCCCCGACTACTACACCCACAACCCTGATTACCACAACGAGTCCTACGTCCTCTACATGTTTGTCATCCACTTCATCATCCCGGTCATCGTCATTTTCTTCTCCTACGGGCGCCTCATTTGCAAAGTCCGAGAG gcagctgcccagcagcaggaatcAGCCACGACACAGAAGGCCGAGAAGGAGGTGACACGGATGGTGATCCTCATGGTGCTGGGGTTTATGCTGGCCTGGACACCCTACGCCGTGGTGGCATTCTGGATCTTCACCAACAAGGGAGCAGACTTCACCGCCACGCTCATGTCAGTGCCTGCCTTCTTCTCCAAGAGCTCCTCTCTCTACAACCCCATCATCTACGTCCTCATGAACAAACAG TTCCGTAACTGCATGATCACCACAATCTGCTGTGGCAAGAACCCCTTTGGGGATGAAGACGTCTCCTCCACCGTATCCCAGAGCAAGACCGAGGTCTCCTCTGTCTCCTCCAGCCAAGTATCACCTGCATAG